A window of Scomber scombrus chromosome 23, fScoSco1.1, whole genome shotgun sequence contains these coding sequences:
- the LOC134006024 gene encoding uncharacterized protein LOC134006024 — MGKIYQVVVHGIRGEKMVIDLCNTEEQMQSMTVKQLKEKIAERLPGNAGVSLENVRLIFADRMLDDDCSPLSEYGIQQQSSIHMVIKVPGGLEA, encoded by the exons ATGGGTAAAATCTACCAAGTCGTGGTGCATGGTATAAGGGGGGAGAAGATGGTGATCGACCTGTGTAACACAGAGGAGCAGATGCAGAGCATGACAGTGAAACAGCTGAAGGAGAAGATAGCAGAAAGGCTTCCCGGGAACGCAG gagtcaGTCTGGAGAATGTGCGGCTGATCTTTGCAGACAGGATGCTAGACGATGACTGCTCACCATTGTCTGAATATGGGATCCAGCAGCAGTCCAGCATCCACATGGTGATAAAAGTTCCTGGAGGACTTGAAGCTTGA